One part of the Sebastes fasciatus isolate fSebFas1 chromosome 8, fSebFas1.pri, whole genome shotgun sequence genome encodes these proteins:
- the LOC141772427 gene encoding P2Y purinoceptor 1-like, translated as MNNSSCPRVNLDFTKRFLPAVYILVFIIGLVANGWGLKSLLQNWKKLKIINVFVLNLGLADILYLLTLPFLVAYHILTRKWIFGDTFCKITRFCFNLNLYGSIGFLTCISVYRYLAIVHPVRMMGRSTLTHSVGISVMVWLLVSVQSLPDMFYSKTFGNNTEKCYDTTSKIYVEDYLKYSLGWTLTGFCIPFLITLGCYGHVIVVICRTNTTDKVLKQRSLKLLLILILLFTVCYIPYHVLKNLNLWSRVLLKQKMCREWSNGVYIAQQISRGLVCLNSALNPLVYLHGSEDIPARLRRLLQRARRIISHPPPTNSSSVAMTQITYEGVTQE; from the coding sequence ATGAATAACTCCTCTTGTCCTCGTGTCAACTTGGACTTTACAAAAAGATTTCTGCCTGCTGTTTACATCTTAGTCTTCATCATCGGTCTGGTAGCTAATGGATGGGGATTGAAGTCTTTGCTGCAAAACTGGAAGAAGCTAAAGATCATCAATGTTTTTGTTCTCAACCTTGGACTAGCAGATATTCTGTATCTGCTCACGCTACCATTTTTGGTGGCGTACCACATTTTGACAAGGAAATGGATCTTTGGAGATACATTCTGCAAGATAACAAGATTCTGCTTCAATCTGAATTTATATGGCAGCATCGGGTTCCTGACTTGTATAAGTGTGTACAGGTACCTGGCTATTGTCCATCCAGTGAGAATGATGGGAAGATCAACTCTGACTCACTCTGTGGGGATCTCAGTCATGGTTTGGCTGTTGGTGAGCGTTCAAAGTCTTCCAGACATGTTCTACAGCAAAACATTTGGAAACAACACTGAGAAATGTTATGATACCACCAGTAAAATCTATGTTGAGGATTACCTGAAATATAGCCTTGGATGGACACTCACTGGGTTTTGTATCCCATTCCTCATCACACTGGGCTGCTATGGACATGTGATTGTCGTTATCTGCCGCACAAATACCACCGACAAGGTACTGAAACAGAGAAGCTTGAAGTTGTTGCTCATCTTGATTCTTCTCTTCACTGTTTGCTACATCCCCTATCATGTACTGAAGAACCTCAACCTCTGGTCAAGAGTTTTGTTGAAACAGAAGATGTGCCGTGAATGGTCCAATGGAGTCTACATTGCTCAACAGATAAGTCGTGGCCTTGTGTGTCTGAACAGTGCTCTCAACCCTCTGGTTTACCTCCATGGAAGTGAAGATATTCCTGCTCGGCTCAGACGACTACTCCAGCGAGCTCGTCGGATAATCAGCCATCCGCCTCCAACAAACTCTAGTAGTGTGGCCATGACTCAGATCACATATGAAGGTGTAACACAAGAATAA
- the LOC141772428 gene encoding P2Y purinoceptor 1-like — protein MNKSSCPPINFDFAGRFLPPVFILVFIIGLVANGWGLKSLLQNWKKLHIINVFVLNLGLADILYLLTLPFLMVYHFKGSKWIFGDTFCKITRFCFNLNLYGSIGFLTCISVYRYMAIVHPVRMMGRSTLTHSVGISVMVWFFVSVQSLPDMFYSKTFGNKPGKCYDTTSSIYVEDYLKYSLGWTLTGFCIPFLITLGCYGHVTVVLCRTNTTDKVLKQRSLKLLLITILLFSVCYIPYHVLKNLSLWSRVLPKQNICREWFNGVYIAKQISRGLVCLNSALNPLVYLHGSEDIPAQLGQLLQRARRMSSRLFPSSSASVAMTQITDEA, from the coding sequence ATGAATAAATCCTCTTGTCCTCCTATCAACTTTGACTTTGCAGGCAGATTTCTGCCTCCTGTTTTCATCTTAGTCTTCATCATTGGTCTGGTAGCTAATGGATGGGGATTGAAGTCTTTGCTGCAAAACTGGAAGAAGCTACATATCATCAATGTTTTTGTTCTCAACCTTGGACTAGCAGATATTCTGTATCTCTTAACACTCCCATTTTTGATGGTGTACCACTTTAAGGGGAGTAAATGGATCTTTGGAGATACATTCTGCAAGATAACAAGATTCTGCTTCAATCTGAATTTATATGGCAGCATCGGGTTCCTGACTTGTATAAGTGTGTACAGGTACATGGCTATTGTCCATCCAGTGAGAATGATGGGAAGATCAACTCTGACTCACTCTGTGGGGATCTCAGTCATGGTTTGGTTCTTCGTGAGTGTTCAAAGTCTTCCAGACATGTTCTACAGCAAGACATTTGGAAACAAGCCTGGGAAATGTTATGATACCACCAGTTCCATCTATGTTGAGGATTACCTGAAATACAGCCTTGGATGGACACTCACTGGGTTTTGTATCCCATTCCTCATCACACTGGGCTGCTATGGACATGTGACTGTCGTTCTCTGCCGCACAAATACCACCGACAAGGTACTGAAACAGAGAAGCTTGAAGTTGTTGCTCATCACgattcttctcttctctgtttgCTACATCCCCTATCATGTACTGAAGAACCTCAGCCTCTGGTCAAGAGTTTTGCCTAAACAGAATATATGCCGTGAATGGTTCAATGGAGTCTACATTGCTAAACAGATAAGTCGTGGCCTTGTGTGTCTGAACAGTGCTCTCAACCCTCTGGTTTACCTCCATGGAAGTGAAGATATTCCTGCTCAGCTCGGACAACTACTCCAGCGAGCTCGGCGGATGTCCAGCCGTCTGTTTCCGTCAAGCTCTGCTAGTGTGGCCATGACTCAGATCACAGATGAAGCTTAA
- the LOC141772425 gene encoding P2Y purinoceptor 1-like, translated as MNNSSCPRLDFGFAGRFLPSVFILVFIIGLVANGWGLKSLLHNWKKLGNVNVFILNLGLTDILYLLTLPFLMVYHFKGSKWIFGDTFCKITRFCFNLNLYGSIGFLTCISVYRYLAIVHPMRVMGRITVTHSVGISVMVWLLVSVQSLPDMFYSKTSGNNTEKCHDTTSSIYVEDYLKYSFGWTVTGFCIPFLITLGCYGHVIVVLCRTNTTDKVLKRRSLKLLLILILLFSVCYIPYHVLKNLSLWSRVLSKQKICREWFNGVYIAKQISRGLVCLNSALNPLVYLHVSEDIPARLRRLLQRARQMSSRLFMSNSASVAMAQITDEA; from the exons ATGAATAACTCCTCTTGTCCTCGTCTTGACTTTGGCTTTGCAGGCAGATTTCTGCCTTCTGTTTTCATCTTAGTCTTCATCATTGGTCTGGTAGCTAATGGATGGGGACTGAAGTCTTTGCTGCACAACTGGAAGAAATTGGGTAACGTCAATGTGTTCATTCTCAACCTTGGACTAACGGATATTCTGTATCTGCTCACACTCCCATTTTTGATGGTGTACCACTTTAAGGGGAGTAAATGGATCTTTGGAGATACGTTCTGCAAGATAACAAGATTCTGCTTCAACCTGAATTTATATGGCAGCATCGGGTTCCTGACTTGTATAAGTGTGTACAGGTACCTGGCTATTGTCCATCCAATGAGAGTGATGGGAAGAATAACTGTCACTCACTCTGTGGGGATCTCAGTCATGGTTTGGCTGTTGGTGAGCGTTCAAAGTCTTCCAGACATGTTCTACAgcaaaacatctggaaacaacACTGAGAAATGTCATGATACCACCAGTTCCATCTATGTTGAGGATTACCTGAAATACAGCTTTGGATGGACAGTCACTGGGTTTTGTATCCCATTCCTCATCACACTGGGCTGCTATGGACATGTGATTGTCGTTCTCTGCCGCACAAATACCACCGACAAGGTACTGAAACGGAGAAGCTTGAAGTTGTTGCTCATCTTgattcttctcttctctgtttgCTACATCCCCTATCATGTACTGAAGAACCTCAGCCTCTGGTCAAGAGTTTTGTCTAAACAGAAGATATGCCGTGAATGGTTCAATGGAGTCTACATTGCTAAACAGATAAGTCGTGGCCTTGTGTGTCTGAACAGTGCTCTCAACCCTCTGGTTTACCTCCATGTAAGTGAAGATATTCCTGCTCGGCTCAGACGACTACTCCAGCGAG CTCGTCAGATGTCCAGCCGTCTGTTTATGTCAAACTCTGCTAGTGTGGCCATGGCTCAGATCACAGATGAAGCTTAA
- the LOC141772426 gene encoding P2Y purinoceptor 1-like yields the protein MNNTICQQMGSDFKSRFLPPVFILVFIIGVVANGWGLKSLLQNWKKLGNVNVFILNLGLTDILYLLTLPFLMVYYFKGSKWIFEDTFCKITRFCFNLNLYGSIGFLTCISVYRYLAIVHPMRVMGRITVTHSVGISVMVWLLVSIQSLPDMFYSKTFGNNTEKCYDTTSNAYVEDYLKYSLGWTVTGFCIPFLITLGCYGHVIVVLCRTNTTDKVLKQRCLKLLLITILLFSVCYIPYHVLKNLSLWSRVLSKQKICREWFNGVYIAKQISRGLVCLNSALNPLVYLHGSEDIPARLRRLLQRARRMFSHPPPTNSSSVAMAQIQYEGVTQEK from the coding sequence ATGAACAACACAATTTGTCAACAAATGGGCTCTGACTTTAAAAGCAGATTTCTGCCTCCGGTTTTCATCTTAGTCTTCATCATTGGTGTGGTAGCTAATGGATGGGGACTGAAGTCTTTGCTCCAAAACTGGAAGAAATTGGGTAACGTCAATGTGTTCATTCTCAACCTTGGACTAACAGATATTCTGTATCTGCTCACACTCCCATTTTTGATGGTGTACTACTTTAAGGGGAGTAAATGGATCTTTGAAGATACATTCTGCAAGATAACAAGATTCTGCTTCAATCTGAATTTATATGGCAGTATCGGGTTCCTGACTTGTATAAGTGTGTACAGGTACCTGGCTATTGTCCATCCAATGAGAGTGATGGGAAGAATAACTGTCACTCACTCTGTGGGGATCTCAGTCATGGTTTGGCTGTTGGTGAGCATTCAAAGTCTTCCAGACATGTTCTACAGCAAAACATTTGGAAACAACACTGAGAAATGTTACGATACCACCAGTAACGCCTATGTTGAGGATTACCTGAAATACAGCCTTGGATGGACAGTCACTGGGTTTTGTATCCCATTCCTCATCACACTGGGCTGCTATGGACATGTGATTGTCGTTCTCTGCCGCACAAATACCACTGACAAGGTACTGAAACAGAGATGCTTGAAGTTGTTGCTCATCACgattcttctcttctctgtttgCTACATCCCCTATCATGTACTGAAGAACCTCAGCCTCTGGTCAAGAGTTTTGTCTAAACAGAAGATATGCCGTGAATGGTTCAATGGAGTCTACATTGCTAAACAGATAAGTCGTGGCCTTGTGTGTCTGAACAGTGCTCTCAACCCTCTGGTTTACCTCCATGGAAGTGAAGATATTCCTGCTCGGCTCAGACGACTACTCCAGCGAGCTCGTCGGATGTTCAGCCATCCGCCTCCAACAAACTCTAGTAGTGTGGCCATGGCTCAGATCCAATATGAAGGTGTAACACAAGAAAAATAG